A region of uncultured Fusobacterium sp. DNA encodes the following proteins:
- a CDS encoding ABC transporter substrate-binding protein has protein sequence MKKFSFLMLGLSLFITGCGGEKQNEKISNDIVVSQGSKPKSLDPNMYNEIPALTVTEQIFNTLLRVDENGNIVPELAESYEYVTPTELVIKLKQGVKFHNGDVLTSKDVVFSINRMLDKPASRIMIDAISKVEAIDEYTVKLTLSKPSSPLLFGLAHPLTAILNEKDTLAKNDVIATDPMGTGPYKFVEWGSGEKIELVAFDDYFEGRPKIDALTYRAITENSSRLAALETGEIDIAYNMDAIDSGAISQNENLQLISQPTTSTEYITFNTTKAPFDNKDFRKAVNYALNKQSMSDSIFMGKARPANSIINPNVFGHSDTVEGYPYNVEKAKEYLAKSGVKDTSFTLFVNDSTTRLQLAQIIQANLKEIGIDMKIETLEWGAYLQRTAQGEHQAFLGGWVSGTSDADIVLFPLLHSSSHGGAGNRAFYTNKEFDKIVDEARLVSSPEERKALFLKAQDILQEEAPLGILLYKNENIGLNKKVKGFKFDPTTMHNLKNLYIETK, from the coding sequence ATGAAAAAATTTTCCTTTTTGATGCTTGGGCTTTCTCTCTTTATCACAGGATGTGGTGGGGAAAAGCAAAATGAAAAAATCAGTAATGATATAGTAGTTTCTCAAGGTTCTAAACCTAAAAGTCTAGATCCTAATATGTATAACGAGATTCCTGCACTTACTGTTACTGAACAAATCTTCAATACTCTATTAAGAGTTGATGAAAATGGAAATATAGTTCCTGAGTTAGCTGAATCTTATGAATATGTAACTCCTACTGAACTTGTTATTAAATTAAAACAAGGAGTTAAATTCCACAACGGAGATGTTTTAACTTCTAAAGACGTAGTTTTTAGTATCAATAGAATGTTAGATAAACCAGCTAGTAGAATTATGATTGATGCAATTTCTAAAGTAGAAGCAATTGATGAATATACAGTTAAACTTACTTTATCTAAACCATCATCACCATTATTATTCGGTTTAGCTCATCCATTAACTGCAATTTTAAATGAAAAAGATACTTTAGCTAAAAATGATGTAATAGCAACTGATCCAATGGGAACAGGACCTTATAAATTTGTAGAGTGGGGTAGTGGAGAAAAAATTGAACTTGTAGCTTTTGATGATTATTTTGAAGGAAGACCTAAAATAGATGCTTTAACATATAGAGCTATAACAGAAAATAGTAGTAGATTGGCTGCTCTTGAAACTGGAGAAATAGATATAGCATACAACATGGACGCTATAGATAGTGGGGCTATTTCTCAAAATGAAAATCTTCAACTTATTTCTCAACCAACTACTTCTACTGAATATATAACTTTTAATACTACAAAAGCTCCTTTTGATAATAAGGATTTTAGAAAAGCTGTAAACTATGCTTTAAATAAACAAAGTATGTCAGACTCAATTTTTATGGGAAAAGCTAGACCAGCTAATTCTATAATAAACCCAAATGTTTTTGGACACTCTGATACTGTTGAAGGATATCCTTATAACGTTGAAAAAGCTAAAGAATATTTAGCTAAATCTGGAGTTAAAGATACATCTTTCACTCTATTTGTAAATGATAGTACAACTAGACTTCAATTAGCTCAAATCATTCAAGCTAACTTAAAAGAGATTGGAATTGATATGAAAATTGAAACTTTAGAGTGGGGAGCATATTTACAAAGAACTGCTCAAGGAGAACACCAAGCTTTCTTAGGTGGTTGGGTATCTGGAACATCAGATGCTGATATCGTTCTTTTCCCATTACTTCATAGTTCTTCTCATGGTGGTGCTGGAAACAGAGCTTTCTATACTAATAAAGAATTTGATAAGATAGTAGATGAGGCTCGTCTTGTTTCTTCTCCAGAAGAAAGAAAAGCTTTATTCTTAAAAGCTCAAGACATTTTACAAGAGGAAGCTCCATTAGGAATTTTACTATATAAAAATGAAAATATAGGACTTAATAAAAAAGTAAAAGGATTTAAATTTGATCCTACTACAATGCATAATTTAAAAAACTTATATATAGAAACTAAATAA
- a CDS encoding FAD-binding protein, whose amino-acid sequence MKISNNLECDILIVGGGIAGLISAKKASDSGKKVILVINDKLGSGASYFELKGTLGIQATAGEKDKELYYEDVISVGKNMTNSDLIKTYIDEIEESIPYLNEIGFEPWLRNDNRPACFAKYPRKIYLIKDWQKSKMKAKEIFKKISNLTILENTELVHLVKKEERVVGGVVENNGKFISISTPVVIMATGGIAGLYKNKLYPNNVYGNGHIILLDIGAKAQNMEFIQFIPAFLKPVYNTLFGEHTLKYCIGMYDIKNNLILNGIEDKKLANLWEERSGYAPFSFDFASHKIDLKIFKELEKNGSGVKLKFSELLYKDKGEFYTVFLEWLKNKMGIDMVKDEIIITHFAHSCNGGIKINKDGETGVKGVYAIGELSSGVEGANRLGGNSMGASLVFGKRAVDSALKYLSENKISNEKEFIEKDFELWIEGISKTKIENPLSYEEIKNTISEIISKTGNICRDKNSIIEALKEIDKLKKRFFIQAEISKGIEIYYRLEVSRMLLLAMLNREESRGAHYRKDFPFSSDKIYKIEITRENGEFILNKK is encoded by the coding sequence ATGAAAATTTCAAATAATTTAGAATGTGATATTTTAATTGTTGGTGGAGGGATAGCTGGACTTATTAGTGCTAAAAAAGCAAGTGATTCAGGGAAAAAAGTTATTCTAGTAATTAATGACAAATTGGGAAGTGGAGCTAGCTATTTTGAATTAAAAGGAACTTTAGGAATACAAGCTACTGCTGGAGAAAAAGATAAAGAACTGTATTATGAAGATGTTATAAGTGTTGGAAAAAATATGACTAATTCAGATTTAATAAAAACATATATTGATGAAATTGAAGAATCAATCCCCTATTTAAATGAGATTGGATTTGAACCTTGGTTGAGAAATGATAACAGACCTGCATGTTTTGCAAAATATCCAAGAAAAATCTACTTAATAAAAGATTGGCAAAAAAGTAAAATGAAAGCTAAAGAGATTTTTAAAAAAATTTCAAATTTAACAATTTTAGAAAATACTGAACTTGTTCACTTAGTAAAAAAAGAAGAAAGAGTAGTTGGAGGAGTTGTTGAAAACAATGGAAAATTTATTTCTATATCCACTCCAGTAGTAATTATGGCAACTGGAGGGATAGCTGGATTATATAAAAATAAACTTTATCCAAATAATGTCTATGGAAATGGGCATATAATACTTTTGGATATAGGAGCAAAAGCACAAAATATGGAATTTATACAATTTATTCCAGCATTTTTAAAACCTGTGTATAATACTCTTTTTGGAGAACATACTTTAAAATATTGTATTGGAATGTATGATATAAAAAATAATCTTATCCTAAATGGAATTGAAGATAAAAAATTAGCAAATTTATGGGAAGAAAGAAGTGGTTATGCTCCTTTTAGTTTTGATTTTGCTTCTCATAAAATAGATTTAAAAATATTTAAAGAATTAGAAAAAAATGGTTCAGGAGTTAAATTAAAATTTTCAGAATTATTGTATAAAGATAAAGGAGAATTTTATACTGTATTTTTAGAATGGTTAAAAAATAAAATGGGAATAGATATGGTTAAAGATGAAATTATTATAACTCATTTTGCTCATAGTTGTAATGGAGGAATAAAAATAAATAAAGATGGAGAAACAGGAGTAAAAGGAGTATATGCAATAGGGGAGTTATCTTCAGGAGTAGAGGGAGCAAATAGATTGGGTGGAAACTCTATGGGAGCTTCTTTAGTTTTTGGTAAAAGAGCAGTTGATTCTGCTTTAAAATATTTATCAGAAAATAAAATATCTAATGAAAAAGAGTTTATAGAAAAAGATTTTGAACTTTGGATAGAAGGGATATCAAAAACTAAAATAGAAAATCCTCTTTCTTATGAAGAGATAAAAAATACTATAAGTGAAATAATTAGTAAAACAGGAAATATTTGTAGAGATAAAAATAGTATAATAGAAGCTTTGAAAGAGATAGATAAATTAAAAAAGAGATTTTTTATTCAAGCTGAAATAAGTAAAGGAATAGAGATTTATTATAGATTAGAAGTAAGTAGAATGTTGTTATTGGCTATGTTAAATAGAGAGGAGAGTAGAGGAGCTCATTACAGAAAAGATTTTCCTTTTTCTTCTGACAAAATATATAAAATAGAAATAACTAGAGAAAATGGAGAATTTATATTAAATAAAAAATAA